GCTTCTCGGATGCCTAAACGGTCATCTTCATGCCGCCATCTACAAAGTAGGTCGAGCCGACCGAATAGCTTGCACGATCGGAGCACAGGAAGACGTAGAAATCAGCCAGTTCCTGCGGTGTGCAGAAGCGCTTGATGGGCGCATGTTCATCAGCGACCTGTTGCAGATAGCCCTGCCAGTCGCCGCCCTTGTCGGCGGTCAGCTCGCGGGCCGTCTTTTCCCAGTCCGGTGTTTGCACGAGACCCGGGTTGATGCAGTTGACGCGGATGTTCTTGCCGACAACCTCGGTTGCAAGGTTGCGCGAAAACATCATCAGAGCGGCCTTGGTGACGTTGTAGATCGGCTCATACCAGAGCGGCTGCACCGCGCAGATGGAACCGGTGTTGAGCACGATGCCTGCGCCTTTCTTTTCCATCTGCGGGACAAGTCCGCGCGACAGACGGATCGCGGCCATCACATGGAGGTCCCAATAGGCCTGCCATTTCTCGTCGCCTGCTTCCATGATGGTTTCATTCGAACCGGTGCCCGCATTGTTGATGAGAATGTCGGCACCACCGGCCTTTTCTGCGGCTTCGACGAGCGCGGCAACGCCTTCCATAGTCGAGACATCACCAACGGCAGGCACGGCAAGCTCGCCGATCTTGTCACAGGCTTCCTTGACCTTGTCAGCACGCCGGCCATTGATCAGAACGCGCACGCCTTCGGCGGCAAGGCCTTCGGCTACAGCAAGTCCGATGCCCACCGATGCGCCTGTGATGACCGCGACTTTGCCTTTGAGATTGAGATCCATTGTTGTTCCTCCAGGGAGTTTGATTTTGCTATTTCACGACCTGCAGCAGATCCCGGTTGAGCGTGAGCGCGATGGCGCAGATCAGAACGCTGCCGAAAAGGATTTGCTGCGCGAAGGCGTCGACGCCCATGAATGTCATGCCGATGCGCATGACGATGACGATGAGTGTGCCGATCACTGTGTGGCCCACACCACCGGTCCCCCCAGTGATCGCCGTGCCACCCACCAGCACCGCTGCGATTGCAGGCAGTAGCAGTTGATCGGCCCCCGCAGGGTTGCCGCTCGTCATGCGCGCGGCGAGCAAGGCCCCGCCCGCAGCCGCAAAAGCAGAGGCCATGACAAAGGCGAGCAACTTGTTGTTGCCGACATGGATGCCCGATGCCCGCACTGCGCTTTCACCGGCTCCGATGGCACGAATGGCGCGACCGAATTTTGTGTAGCGCTGGATATACATGCCGATCAGGCAGATGACCGCACCGATGATGATGATGTTGGGGATGCCCGCTGTGGAGCTGATCACCGGTGTCAACACGCCGCGATAGGCCGCCTCGATGGTCACGGTCTGTGAGCCGGACAGGAACAGGGCGAGCCCAGTTACCACGCCGCTTGTTGCTAGGGTGGCGATGAAGGAGGGGACGCGCAAATACACATGCACCATGCCCGACATCAACCCGGCAAGCGCCCCGACGGCAATGGCAACCGGATAGGCGACAAAGCCAAGCGTCGGGATGGACAGCGCAACAATCACCCCGCCGAGCGAAGCGACCGCAGGCACCGACAGGTCAATCGATCCCAACAGGATCACGAAGGAAAGCCCGGCCGCGAGGGTGAAAAGCACAACCGCATCAGCCAGCACCACCAGAATGGTGCTGCCGCTGAAAAAGCCCGGCGAGGCCACGATGATGAGAACCGAAAGAATGATGAGAAACAGCGTCGGCGCTGCCTCGAGCATAAGCTGTCGGGAGAGTTTGAAGCCGCTCATACCATGTGCTCCACAATACTGGTTTGGGATGGCTTGTTGCCAGCGGAGGCGCCGATTTCGGCCTGCAGTTCACCGTCGCGCATTACGAGCACCCGGTGCGACAGGCCGATGGTCTCTGCAAGTGTGTCGGCTAGCAGGAGAATGGCGTAGCCTTCCTCGCAAAGGTCGCGAATGAGGCTGAACACCTCATGCTTGGCCCCCACATCAACACCGCGTGTCGGGTGATCGAGAATGAGCACCTTGGATTGGGCGTTGAGCCATTTGGCGATCACCACCTTTTGCTGGTTGCCGCCCGACAGGGACCGGATCGGGGCTTCGGGCCCCGGGGCCCTGATGCTCAGTCGCTCGATCCAGCGTTTGGCAAGGGACGTTTCCTTACCCTTGCTGAGGCCAAGCGACCCCGTCACGCTATCCAGATTGGCAAGCGAGATATTCTCCGCAATCGACAGCATGGGCACCATGCCTTCTGTACCGCGCTCCGACGGGACGAACCCGATGCCGTGCTTGACGGCGGTCGAAGGGTCGGGAATATCGACCTTCTTGCCATATACGTGGATTTCACCGCTTTTTGACGGCTCCATACCGAATACGGCACGGACAAGCGCTTCACGGCCCGAGCCGATCACGCCGGCAATGCCCAGCACTTCGCCGTGATGGATTTTCAGGCTGATATCCTTGAAATCATTCCCCCGGCCGAGATGGCGCAATTCCAGAGCCACCGTATCCTGAGGTGGTGTCTGCCGGTCCTCAAGATAGAAATTATGTTCAAGCGTTCGTCCGACCATGATTTCGTGCAGCTTGGTTTCATGGGCCTCCGAGACGGGCATTTCGGCCACGACTTCGGCATCCTTCATCACATAGATGCGGTCTGAAATCTCCAGAACCTCATCAAGCCTGTGCGAGACGAAGATAAAGCTCGCCCGGTCCTTGAGGTCGCGGATACGTGCAAACAGCACGTCGATCTCTGCCTGCTCAAGCACCGATGTCGGCTCGTCGAGCAGAATGATCAGCCGGTCTGACGTGCGTTCCTCAAGGGTTAGTGCCTTGGCGAGTTCAACCATCTGGCGCTGGGCAAAGCTGAGATCGCCCGCAATCGTTGCCGGGTCGACATCGACGCCAACCTTTTCAAGATTGCGTTTAGCTGCCTTGCGCATGGCGGCATGATCAACGAGACGATGTTTCAGGAAACGCGCTTCCTGGCCAAGATACATGTTCTCGGCGACAGACATGGTCAAAATCAGCGATTGCTCCTGATAGACCATGGCAATGCCAGCATCATTGGCGTCAAGCGGGCCATTGAAATGAACCGGTTCGCCATCAATGAGATAGGTGCCTGACGTGGGGTGTGTTCCCCCGGCAAGAACGCGCATCAGGGTTGATTTGCCCGCGCCATTCTCGCCCACGAGACCGACAACTTCTCCGGCATTGATCTCAATGCTCGCCTTGTTGATCGCCGTGACCGGTCCGTAGATTTTGGTGATGTCTTCAAGCCGAATGGTCATTTGCAGATCCCCTCGTGCTTGCGTGCCGTGGATGATGCCACTGCAATGATGATCAGGACACCCAGAACGGCCTGTTGCAGATAGGGTGGCACACCCATCAGGATCATGCCGTTGGTCAGAACGACCACCAACAGCACGCCGAGAATGGCGTTGACCACTCCGCCGACCCCGCCGCTGAGCGCCGTGCCACCGAGCACCACAGCGGTGATGGTGGTGAAAAGACGTCCCTCGCCAATATCGACATTGCCCTGTCCGAGCTGGGCGACAGCAAAGGCTGCCGCGAGGCCATAAAAGCCGCCAGCGATGGTGAACACGGCAGCGCGTGTACGCTTGATGGGCAGACCGGCAAGGCGGGCAATGGATTCCTCGCCACCAATCGCCATGACGTGGCGGCCAAAACGGGTTCGCGCGTGCATCACGATTGCTATCGCGACGACGATCAGCGTCACCCAAACCGTGAGCGGTAGGCCGAGGAAGCGATGCATGATGAGGATGCGCAAGTCGGCGCTGCGAACGGCAATCGTGCCGCCACCAAGCAGCAGCGTTGCGAGACCTGCGGAGACAAACCACATGCCGAGAGTCACCATGAAAGACGGGATTTTCAAAACCGTGTGCAACAGGCCGGTGACCGTGCCTGTTGCTGCCCCGGTCAGGATCGCAACAACCAGCGCGATGATGCTGCCGGTCGGGCCGGGATCGATTTGCAGGACCAGAACAGTTGTCGTTGCAGAGAGGGCAAGAACTCCCTCGATCGACAAGTCGATACTGCCCATCAGAATGACAAAGGTTACACCCACTGCCAATAACAGCGGGATTGCCGAAGAAGCGGCCAGACGGCTTAGATTGGCTCCGCTCATGAAGTTGGGGTTGTAGATCGAGACAGCAATGACCGCCACCAAGAGGGCGATCATTGTCGGCGCGAGACGAGCAAGTGGAGATCTGGATTGCATCCAGGTACGCAAGCGTTGCGTGGGCAACGGCGACCCGGCGGCTTCGGTGGCCATGGTGGCAAACTCCTGAACACTGGAGGCTTTTCGGAAACTGGGCGGAAAGCCTACGCCCGCAAAAGCGGGCGTAGCTCACTCAGGCGTTATGACTGGGGAATGCCGCTGTCATAGCGTGACCAGATATCATCGACATCGAGCGCAGGTTCCGAAGCGAAGTTGTTGTCAAAGAATTCTTTGGCGTTGCTGGCATCAACCAACATGCCTTTGGCGTAGAATTCACGCTTCTCTTTGCCAAGACCTGCCACATCCAGCTGACCCGTACGCGCCAGAAGAGGCACGGCAAGACCATAGGAGCCTTGCCAGAAGGGATCCCAGGAAACTGTGGCGGCCAGTTCGCCGTCAACGACTCCCTGAACAGATGTTTCGATACCGTCGATACCGGAAATGGCGATCTTGCCACCAAGTCCGTTCACGCGCAGAGCTTCGAGTGCGCCGATGGCCATGTCGTCGTTGGCGCACCAGATGCCCTGGAACTGACCTGCGAAACGGGTGAGCCAAGTGTTGACAATGTCATAGGCTTTCGAGGCCTGCCAGTCGGCAACCTGGAAATCGAGCAGTTCGACGTCAGGCGATGCCTTGAGAGCGATCTCGAGCCCGGCGCGGCGCTGAATGGCAACCGTGTTCGAAAGCGTGCCGCCAAGTGCCAGAATGCCACCTTTGCCGCCCATGACGCGGATGACTTCGGTGGCGGTCTTGCGACCATATTCGGTGCCGTCGTAGCTCATATGGGCAACATAGTTCGGACCCAGATCCCACGGATGCAGATCATCGGGCTTGTTCCACTGGGTGAAGACGTGAGCCCCGGCTTCAACACATGCCTCGGCAATCGGACGGGCGTCCGCTGCATCGTTGGGGTCGACGTTGACCACTGCGTTGCCTCCGGTTCGAGCCAGAATGCCGCGAATGTCAGCGACGCCTTTCTCGCTATCGCCTTCGGTGACCAGCGTCACATAGTCGAGACCAACCGACTCGGCAAAGGCCTTGCCACCAGCATTCCATGCTGCGTGGTACGGGTTGGATAGCGAGCGAATGGAGTTGACGAGAAGTGGTTTGCCTTCTTGAGCGAATGCTCTGCGTGAGAAGGGAATCGCAGAGAGAGCGGCCAACGAAGCCATAGAACTCATGAAGACGCGACGCGACGGTTGGTACTTTAGCAAACTAGTCATTTTTTCCTCCCAAATGGCTTTGACTTGCTATTCATTGTCCGTGAATAGCTATGCATAGTATGCTATAAACGTCAACGAGAAAATTCCTCTTTTGAAAAATGGGGGGTGTGACGTTATCTTGACGTCACCAGATTCTCAGGGATAATCGCACAACGCGATCAATGCTTCGGGCGATTTGAGTGTCGATGAAAGTGAGAAGGTAGGGCAGAGTGTGAGAAAACGATATGCATCATCCACTGACGTAGCCAATTTGGCCGGAGTGTCACAATCAACGGTCTCGAGGTGCTTCCGTGGGGATACCAAGGTTTCCCCTGAGGTCAAGGCCCGGGTCATTGCCGCAGCCGAGCAACTTGCCTACCGACCGAACCTGTTGCCCCGTATCATGCTGACCGAGCAATCCCGGATCGTGGCCTTCGTCACAGGTGGTTTGCACAACCCCTTCTATTCGCGTGTGCTTGAGGAATTCATCATTCGGTTGCAGGATATTGGCTGTCAGGTGATGGCCTTTCACGTCAACGGTGATGACACGCTTGATGCCGTGGCACCCAAATTGTCAGGCTATCGCGTCGACGCGATCGTTTCCGCGCTGTCGGTGCTGACCGATGCGGCGCTCGAGCAATTTACGACGCTCGGCGTTCCTCTGATTTCCTTCAACACCCACTTGCAGAAAAAGGGGCTTTATTCGATCAGCAGTGATAACTTTCTGGCGGGGCAACTGGCCGCTCGGCATCTGTTTGAGCAGGGGAGGAGAGCGTGTGGCATTCCTCGGCGGGCCGGCCAACAATCCAGCCAATATCGACCGTTGCCGCGGCTTTACGGAAGAGGCCGGGAAGTATGGCAAGACCCCCATCGTTTTGAATGATGAGTTTTCTTTCGCTGGTGGTGTCCGGCAGGCCATGCGCCTTCTCGAAATGCCGGAGCTTCCCGACGCGATCTTTTGTGCAGACGACTTGATCGCGATTGGTCTGATGGACACATTCTGGCGCACGCCCGTTCAAAACGCGCCGGGCGTTCTTCGCATTATCGGTTGCGATG
This window of the uncultured Cohaesibacter sp. genome carries:
- a CDS encoding ABC transporter permease, with protein sequence MSGFKLSRQLMLEAAPTLFLIILSVLIIVASPGFFSGSTILVVLADAVVLFTLAAGLSFVILLGSIDLSVPAVASLGGVIVALSIPTLGFVAYPVAIAVGALAGLMSGMVHVYLRVPSFIATLATSGVVTGLALFLSGSQTVTIEAAYRGVLTPVISSTAGIPNIIIIGAVICLIGMYIQRYTKFGRAIRAIGAGESAVRASGIHVGNNKLLAFVMASAFAAAGGALLAARMTSGNPAGADQLLLPAIAAVLVGGTAITGGTGGVGHTVIGTLIVIVMRIGMTFMGVDAFAQQILFGSVLICAIALTLNRDLLQVVK
- a CDS encoding sugar ABC transporter ATP-binding protein produces the protein MTIRLEDITKIYGPVTAINKASIEINAGEVVGLVGENGAGKSTLMRVLAGGTHPTSGTYLIDGEPVHFNGPLDANDAGIAMVYQEQSLILTMSVAENMYLGQEARFLKHRLVDHAAMRKAAKRNLEKVGVDVDPATIAGDLSFAQRQMVELAKALTLEERTSDRLIILLDEPTSVLEQAEIDVLFARIRDLKDRASFIFVSHRLDEVLEISDRIYVMKDAEVVAEMPVSEAHETKLHEIMVGRTLEHNFYLEDRQTPPQDTVALELRHLGRGNDFKDISLKIHHGEVLGIAGVIGSGREALVRAVFGMEPSKSGEIHVYGKKVDIPDPSTAVKHGIGFVPSERGTEGMVPMLSIAENISLANLDSVTGSLGLSKGKETSLAKRWIERLSIRAPGPEAPIRSLSGGNQQKVVIAKWLNAQSKVLILDHPTRGVDVGAKHEVFSLIRDLCEEGYAILLLADTLAETIGLSHRVLVMRDGELQAEIGASAGNKPSQTSIVEHMV
- a CDS encoding SDR family oxidoreductase, producing MDLNLKGKVAVITGASVGIGLAVAEGLAAEGVRVLINGRRADKVKEACDKIGELAVPAVGDVSTMEGVAALVEAAEKAGGADILINNAGTGSNETIMEAGDEKWQAYWDLHVMAAIRLSRGLVPQMEKKGAGIVLNTGSICAVQPLWYEPIYNVTKAALMMFSRNLATEVVGKNIRVNCINPGLVQTPDWEKTARELTADKGGDWQGYLQQVADEHAPIKRFCTPQELADFYVFLCSDRASYSVGSTYFVDGGMKMTV
- a CDS encoding substrate-binding domain-containing protein, with the protein product MAFLGGPANNPANIDRCRGFTEEAGKYGKTPIVLNDEFSFAGGVRQAMRLLEMPELPDAIFCADDLIAIGLMDTFWRTPVQNAPGVLRIIGCDDIPQSAWAPYDLSTIQQDENAMIDRAISILESMYADTLEEEEGQYIVKCNMVLRSSSKTGVYLPAR
- a CDS encoding ABC transporter permease, with amino-acid sequence MATEAAGSPLPTQRLRTWMQSRSPLARLAPTMIALLVAVIAVSIYNPNFMSGANLSRLAASSAIPLLLAVGVTFVILMGSIDLSIEGVLALSATTTVLVLQIDPGPTGSIIALVVAILTGAATGTVTGLLHTVLKIPSFMVTLGMWFVSAGLATLLLGGGTIAVRSADLRILIMHRFLGLPLTVWVTLIVVAIAIVMHARTRFGRHVMAIGGEESIARLAGLPIKRTRAAVFTIAGGFYGLAAAFAVAQLGQGNVDIGEGRLFTTITAVVLGGTALSGGVGGVVNAILGVLLVVVLTNGMILMGVPPYLQQAVLGVLIIIAVASSTARKHEGICK
- a CDS encoding sugar ABC transporter substrate-binding protein: MTSLLKYQPSRRVFMSSMASLAALSAIPFSRRAFAQEGKPLLVNSIRSLSNPYHAAWNAGGKAFAESVGLDYVTLVTEGDSEKGVADIRGILARTGGNAVVNVDPNDAADARPIAEACVEAGAHVFTQWNKPDDLHPWDLGPNYVAHMSYDGTEYGRKTATEVIRVMGGKGGILALGGTLSNTVAIQRRAGLEIALKASPDVELLDFQVADWQASKAYDIVNTWLTRFAGQFQGIWCANDDMAIGALEALRVNGLGGKIAISGIDGIETSVQGVVDGELAATVSWDPFWQGSYGLAVPLLARTGQLDVAGLGKEKREFYAKGMLVDASNAKEFFDNNFASEPALDVDDIWSRYDSGIPQS